The segment TTGTATCCAAGGATGCTATTGCTACTGCTTAATTTTCTAAAACGCTTTTTAGAAAATCTGCTTTTTGGTGGTTGATAATTGGTAAGACAAGTCAACATGTTGCgtgaatttaattaattagataagGTATTTTCTAAAACGTATATTTAGATAAGGTATGAACTGAGCAGATACAGATTAAGAACTGCAATGCATAATAGTTCAGATCATAGCTAGATTCGTTAATATACAGTATATATACCAATAACTTCAATCAATACTTTATACAAGAAGTTAAGCAGTGCAATTAACTGAATCCCAGCGAGAGGAACGCATATATACGCCGAATAGGACTcatccaaagttccaaactaCAACACTGCAACTGAACATCACATTCAGTAAGCATAATACAAATATGTAAAACACCCTATCTGATAATTATTGTCTACTCCCATACAATACAAAGATATCCATGTGATGTAGGATGGCTAGAGCAGTTCCAAAAGCAACAGCTTCGTCAGGCCTCAATTCTGTATTCAGCTCCCATCAAAGTAATCCTTGATAATTAGTTCTTGAATCTTTGGGATCATTTTTCTTCCACCAATGACAACAACCTCATTTGATCAGATTCTTCTTGTTGTTCCATTTGATCATCACATCAGGCTGTTGATGATCATAGTAAATCAATTTCAGCATATATACCTGATTGAAAAATGAGTAACTTTTACACCCTCAACCAATTATACCAGCATGGAATCCACTGTAAAAGGTAACCTGCTCCGCAGCCAAAGATGAAATTGCCTTTCAAAGTTATCTTCTCTGCAGCCAAAGATGAAATTGCCTTTAAAAGTTATCTTCTCTGCTGCGTTCATCGTCTTAAGACCAACTTTACTGTAAATTGAGGCTCATCAATCCAAGAGAGTTCAGCCTTTGTATCTTGACCATAGAATTTTATCTGACATTTTTTACACTGAACAATCCAAAACATTTTATCCGACACTTTTTACACTGAACATTAATCCAAAAGAGGGTTGAGCCCAGTGTTAATGGTTGCTGTCATCACCTATGATGGTGGAGCCTTCCGGTATGCTGCCATCACCAATTAATTAAACATAACGTGCATGATTACTTTGATCTAGAAGGGCCACCGTTTGTGGATTAGGGTCAACACCAACGACGACATAggctatgaaaaagaaaaaaaaaaggagtgccAGAAAACCAACCCAACCAATCTGATGAGCCCATTTGAACGAGAAATTTCTCCATTTAACACGAGATTCAAATGCATAACCGTAACAGTTGACACAGGCCTTGTCATTCGATTCTACTACACTACAACAACCAAGCTCAACTTCGAACGAtgcttttgctgctgctgctaaaaACCAGGGTAGTGAAGGCCGCATAAACTGTGTACAGCATGCGTATTTAAGCCTAAAATGCTGCAATGCAACTTAACTGCTTCATATAGTAACATATTACTCTGTACAGATCCAGAGGGAAATGTAGAAATTCGTGTTATCACAAACAGTTACTACATTGTATTTTGGGACAACTGTCATGCAACCCTGTAGAACATCTCTGCCGTGTCCCCCATAAGAAATGTACAGGAGAACGAAAAATGTGATGACAAGTGTATATTGACTGTAATCTATAGCTATGACAATGCTGAGTTTCTAGATGGCAAATCTACGGCTTCAGCACTAAACGAAGACGCCAGGCAAGGTTTCCTTTGTATTGCATCACCAGAAAAACTTCACAGAAGAAATTGTCATATAAATCGCAGGTCACGTACTATTTCTCACTGCCATCCTTCTCGTCTAATGCTCCATTAGGCTTCTCAGACCTTACTGGAAGAACGCTGCGCCGCTCTTTGCCACCTGGTTTCGCTGATGCATTCCCATACCATATCATCCCAACAACAGCAAGGATCATCCCAAGGACTACCTGAAAATTCAGACCTTCCTTGCCAAAGAAGAGAAACCCAAGGGACAAGACGAGCACTGTCTTCATGTGGCCCAGGACTTGGAAGGATACGGCAGAAAACCGACCAATGCAGATAAATTGGCTCAGATTAACACCAATGGCAATGACACATGAGAGAGTCAGGAAAAACTGCAGAACAATAAAAACCATCGTAAGATGAAATGGAAAATTTGAGGTCAAATTACAAACAAATCAAGCATTGACTCAAATTCATCCATATTCCAACCAAGTAAAGTGTAactatagactaataacaagcAAGAGATTGCACATAAAAGGAAATCTATAGACTATAGTTGTTTGAAGTTACTGCTAACAAGTGATGCTATGAAGTAAAGACTTTTGTGGTCACAAGAGGAAATGTAATGCTAGTCTAGGTCATtgaaaatgagtaaatttcataaaatccCACATATTATGGTCCAAGTTGCACAAAACCACTGGGATTTTGGCATGTGACATATAACCCCACGTATTATAATCCTagagtttcacaaaaccacactattgaTCATTTTTTAACTTATATCTACCACACTTCTGAGTTATACAATCACATCTCAAATTTATGAGCGTTTTAtccatcatataaatattacatccgctttgtaaaattttaatatatgagtATGTCAAAATGGTTAACGGTGTTGGTTTGTGAAACTTTAGAATCATGGTTTTGTGTCACATGCCAAAATTCATGTGGTTTTGTCTAACTTCGATCAGAAACAAAGCATTGTAATGAGGCTAGCCTCTTACCAAAGCAATCGATGTGAAACCAAAGTGATCCACTCTTTTGCCTGTCAACAAGAAATCTACAAAGGGCCCAACTAGCAGAAGAGATCCCGCTTGGGCTGGAGCAGTGTGGCCCAGGAGGTTGAATGAGTTCAGAGAGTACTTCCTTTGGAGAAAATGAACATACTGCaaggaaaatagaaaaggaaaggaaactAATGAGCAATTTGTCTATAATTAAAGAagtgaaaaacaaacaaatgatttaGGGAGTGCCAATTATTCATAACTAACAAGGACTACAGGGAACCAATAATGATTCAGGGAGTGCCAActattcatcattcatcaataAGAAGACAAATAGATAGCCACAGTTACTGTTGTACCACCATGTACTAATTTCCCCCTCATAAAAATGTTCATGGCTGCCAAAGGAGAGCTATAGGAATAGAATGCAATCTTATCTCATGGCTGATATATAAGACATAACCATACAACAAGGGTGGTGATTTTAACTTACATATTGTTGTAAAGCTGTGCTCCAAACAGCTATAACAGCAGCAGCCAGACCTTTTGCATTTACACTGACATCAGTAACTGTGCAGACTGCAACACCTATAAGCACAACCATTATGCTCAGCTTTGTGTCCCGGGAGTAATGTACACGATCGAAGACAACCTCCAGGAGACATGATGCAGGTATCATGCACAGCTTTGCTATCTGAAGGGAAGAAAAAGGACTGTTTAGTACTTGAAAGTTTAAAGCCATGATGGAATCTAGCTACTAGAACGGTCCTTTGCTAACCTGATAAAATCCCACAGAGTTCCACATCAAGCTCACATTCATTCCAACAATTGACAAGTTCGAAAAGATCACAAACTTAATCAGATCTGGTATTGG is part of the Oryza glaberrima chromosome 12, OglaRS2, whole genome shotgun sequence genome and harbors:
- the LOC127758058 gene encoding UDP-rhamnose/UDP-galactose transporter 6-like; translation: MTSSMSKSDKKKVLDFAAWSFNITTSVGIIMVNKALMATHGFSFATTLTGLHFVTTTLMTIVFRWLGLSQPSHLPIPDLIKFVIFSNLSIVGMNVSLMWNSVGFYQIAKLCMIPASCLLEVVFDRVHYSRDTKLSIMVVLIGVAVCTVTDVSVNAKGLAAAVIAVWSTALQQYYVHFLQRKYSLNSFNLLGHTAPAQAGSLLLVGPFVDFLLTGKRVDHFGFTSIALFFLTLSCVIAIGVNLSQFICIGRFSAVSFQVLGHMKTVLVLSLGFLFFGKEGLNFQVVLGMILAVVGMIWYGNASAKPGGKERRSVLPVRSEKPNGALDEKDGSEK